The following proteins are co-located in the Eleginops maclovinus isolate JMC-PN-2008 ecotype Puerto Natales chromosome 23, JC_Emac_rtc_rv5, whole genome shotgun sequence genome:
- the LOC134860326 gene encoding cytochrome b-c1 complex subunit 8 has translation MGGHFGDLAKVRHVITYSLSPFEQRAFPNYFSKGIPNVWRRFRASVFKFAPPMIALYLTYTWGNSVHEAGKRKNHADFEKDE, from the exons ATGGGTGGCCACTTTGGTGACTTGGCAAAGGTCAGGCATGTGATCACATACAGTCTGTCACCCTTCGAGCAGAGGGCTTTCCCCAATTACTTCTCCAAGGGAATCCCAAATGTGTGGAGACGCTTCAGGGCGTCTGTCTTCAAATTTGCCCCTC CAATGATAGCCCTGTACCTGACATACACATGGGGCAACAGTGTCCACGAGGCCGGCAAGAGGAAGAACCACGCAGACTTTGAGAAGGATGAATAA